The proteins below are encoded in one region of Cucurbita pepo subsp. pepo cultivar mu-cu-16 chromosome LG10, ASM280686v2, whole genome shotgun sequence:
- the LOC111804474 gene encoding probable inactive ATP-dependent zinc metalloprotease FTSHI 4, chloroplastic — protein MMFMASNALNLMQLSHPVLPSTTSLGRIQLVSSCSSSCSNHGSPTKTRSRDRIFTFPKFRQHRVFTPKASSSDIDAVIASTNVEEDVESAQLFEKLKDDERQRINNLEELQRKANLQLERQLVMASSWSRALLTMRGKLKGTEWDPENSHRINFSDFLTLLNSSNVQFIEYSNYGQTMSVILPYYKDGTGGNAKNEVIFRRHVVDRMPIDCWNDVWKRLHQQIVNVDVINVDAVPAEVYSSVATAVIWSMRLALSVALYLWIDNLMRPIYAKLIPCDLGVPTKTTRPPLQRQTLGSLGKSRAKFISAEETTGITFSDFAGQEYIKRELQEIVRILKNDETFQEKGIYCQKGVLLHGPPGTGKTLLAKAIAGEAGLPFFAVNGTDFVEMFVGVAASRVKDLFASARSYAPSIIFIDEIDAIGSKRGGPDIGGGGAEREQGLLQILTEMDGFKVSTAQVLVIGATNRLDILDPALLRKGRFDKIIRVGLPSKDGRLAILKVHARNKFFRSEEIKEALLQEIAELTEDFTGAELQNILNEAGILTARKDLDHIGREELLEALKRQKGTFETGQEDSTEIPEDLKLRLAYREAAVAILASYFPDTHRPFIETDIKSIRSQPNMRYAEIPGRVFSRKIDYINSIVRACAPRVIEEEMFGVDNMCWISSKATLDASKLAEFLILQTGMTAFGKAYYRNHGDLVPNLASKLEALREEYLRYAVEKCFSVLREYHSAVETITDVLLEKGEIRAEEIRDIYEKAPRFPQPAVRPIDEHGALLYAGRWGIYGVTLPGRVTFAPGNVGFVTFGAPRPMETQVVNDETWKLIDDIWEKRVQEIRAEVSADVEEDEEKPQLLMASHFL, from the exons ATGATGTTTATGGCTTCAAACGCACTTAATTTAATGCAATTATCGCATCCCGTTCTTCCTTCCACTACATCTCTCGGTCGAATTCAGCTAGTTTCATCCTGTTCTTCATCGTGTAGCAATCATGGTTCACCTACCAAAACTCGTTCCAGAGACCGCATCTTTACTTTCCCCAAGTTCCGGCAGCACAGAGTTTTCACTCCAAAAGCTTCAAGTTCGGACATAGATGCGGTGATAGCCTCCACAAATGTCGAGGAAGACGTCGAGTCAGCTCAGCTATTCgag aaattgaagGATGATGAGAGACAACGGATAAATAATTTGGAAGAACTTCAGAGGAAGGCGAATTTGCAATTAGAGAGGCAGCTTGTAATGGCTTCTAGTTGGAGTAGGGCCTTATTGACCATGCGTGGAAAATTAAAGGGAACCGAGTGGGATCCCGAGAATTCCCACAGAATTAATTTTAGTGATTTTTTGACACTGCTTAATTCGAGCAATGTCCAGTTCATTGAGTACTCAAATTACGGTCAGACAATGTCAG TTATTTTACCATATTACAAGGATGGAACAGGTGGAAATGCAAAGAATGAAGTCATCTTTCGGCGTCATGTGGTTGATCGTATGCCAATTGATTGTTGGAACGATGTCTGGAAAAGGTTACATCAACAAATAGTAAATGTTGATGTAATTAATGTGGATGCAGTCCCTGCAGAAGTCTATTCATCTGTTGCAACTGCAGTTATTTGGTCTATGCGACTAGCACTCTCTGTTGCACTGTATCTTTGGATTGATAACTTGATGAGACCAATATATGCAAAGTTGATACCTTGTGATTTGGGAGTTCCTACAAAAACAACTAGACCACCACTCCAGCGCCAGACACTTGGATCTTTAGGAAAGAGTCG GGCAAAATTTATATCAGCAGAAGAAACTACTGGTATCACTTTCAGTGATTTTGCTGGACAGGAGTATATAAAGAGGGAGTTGCAAGAGATTGTACGAATTCTCAAAAATGACGAAACCTTCCAAGAAAAGGGCATCTATTGCCAAAAAGGAGTACTACTCCATGGGCCTCCTGGAACTGGTAAAACGCTACTGGCTAAAGCTATTGCTGGTGAAGCTGGACTTCCATTCTTTGCTGTAAATGGAACGGATTTTGTAGAG ATGTTTGTGGGAGTGGCAGCCTCCCGTGTGAAGGATCTTTTTGCTAGCGCCAGATCATATGCACCTTCCATTATATTTATTGACGAGATAGATGCCATTGGTAGCAAACGTGGTGGACCTGATATTGGTGGA GGTGGTGCAGAAAGGGAACAAGGCCTACTTCAAATATTGACTGAGATGGATGGATTCAAGGTTTCTACTGCACAG GTGCTAGTTATTGGTGCAACAAATAGACTTGATATTCTCGATCCTGCTCTGTTGAGAAAGGGCcgttttgataaaattataagagTTGGTTTGCCATCTAAAGATGGAAGATTGGCCATATTAAAG GTGCATgctagaaataaattttttcgTTCTGAGGAGATTAAGGAGGCTCTACTCCAAGAAATTGCTGAGCTAACTGAAGATTTCACAGGGGCAGAATTGCAAAATATACT AAACGAAGCTGGAATTTTGACTGCCAGAAAGGATCTGGACCATATTGGACGTGAAGAGTTGCTTGAAGCATTGAAAAGG CAAAAGGGTACCTTTGAAACTGGTCAGGAAGATAGTACTGAAATTCCAGAAGATTTGAAACTAAGATTGGCATATAGGGAAGCAGCCGTTGCGATTCTGGCTTCCTATTTTCCAGATACCCACCGCCCATTCATCGAG ACGGATATAAAATCAATCCGTAGTCAGCCAAATATGCGTTATGCTGAAATTCCAGGGAGAGtgttttcaagaaaaatagattATATTAATTCCATTGTCCGTGCATGTGCTC CACGAGTAATTGAGGAGGAAATGTTTGGGGTTGATAATATGTGCTGGATCTCTTCAAAGGCCACGTTAGATGCTTCCAAGTTGGCAGAATTTTTGATTCTGCAGACAGGGATGACAGCTTTTGGCAAAGCATACTACAGGAATCATGGTGATCTTGTTCCAAAT CTTGCATCCAAACTTGAAGCACTTCGTGAGGAATACTTGCGTTATGCTGTGGAAAAATGTTTTTCAGTCTTGAGAGAATACCATTCCGCTGTAGAGACAATCACAG ATGTTTTACTTGAAAAGGGAGAGATAAGGGCTGAGGAAATTCGGGACATATATGAAAAGGCTCCTCGGTTTCCACAG CCTGCTGTGCGTCCAATTGATGAACATGGAGCTCTGCTGTATGCTGGACGGTGGGGAATTTATGGAGTTACACTTCCTGGAAGGGTTACATTTGCACCTGGAAATGTTGGATTTGTGACTTTTGGTGCGCCTCGACCTATGGAG ACACAAGTTGTTAATGACGAAACTTGGAAACTAATTGATGATATCTGGGAAAAAAGGGTTCAGGAAATCAGAGCTGAAGTTTCTGCAgatgttgaagaagatgaagagaagcCGCAACTTCTGATGGCCAGTCATTTCCTTTGA
- the LOC111803692 gene encoding uncharacterized protein LOC111803692: MELKLEKPMSKKALNLAGDDAESASTECNVAKVPEVAGCRGHFRRWKRTALCFPARRRKGCFAQFTKSAGNTHTSDSYVGQHTTKMANDAIAYIKKCLGGGEEEALVFCGQGATSAIKRLQEVMGIAVPSILRDRVIETLKEEERWVVFVGPYEHHSNLLSWGQSLAEVVEIGMDENGVLDIEMLRSQLEAYKKAGKRQILGSFSACSNVTGIYVDTKAIATLIHEYGGHVCFDFAASGPYVQIDMQSGEIDGYDAIFLSTHKFLGGPGSPGILLMNKSLYKLKSSPPSTCGGGTVNYVNGFSEKDTLYNEDIEERENGGTPQIIGIIRAAMAFEVKEYISNHEIEKQEHQYVERALKRLLPNRSICILGSTSSKRQAILSFIVYSSTNSSPNCITDRLCKPNSREKAEKIYMWKETGYMRAKPLHGSFVAALLSDLFGIQARGGCSCAGPYGHKLLNIDEKCSHAYRSAIAKVSFNFAFHETVNFVQTKSLTT, encoded by the exons ATGGAGTTGAAGCTGGAGAAACCCATGTCGAAAAAAGCTCTCAACCTCGCCGGAGACGATGCAGAAAGTGCAAGCACCGAATGTAATGTAGCCAAAGTTCCGGAGGTTGCGGGCTGTCGAGGTCATTTCAGACGATGGAAAAGGACGGCGCTCTGTTTCCCGGCACGGCGGAGGAAAGGATG ctttgCTCAGTTCACCAAATCTGCAGGCAACACTCACACAAGCGACAGCTACGTCGGGCAGCATACAACAAAGATGGCGAACGATGCGATCGCATACATCAAGAAGTGCTTAGgaggtggagaagaagaagcgcTTGTGTTCTGTGGCCAAGGCGCAACTTCCGCCATTAAAAGACTGCAAGAAGTGATGGGAATTGCAGTGCCATCCATTCTGAGAGACAGGGTAATAGAGACcctaaaggaagaagaaaggtgGGTTGTTTTTGTTGGACCTTATGAGCATCACTCCAACCTCCTCTCATGGGGGCAGAGCTTGGCGGAAGTGGTAGAAATTGGAATGGATGAAAATGGGGTTTTAGACATTGAGATGCTCAGATCCCAACTTGAGGCGTATAAGAAAGCTGGAAAGAGGCAAATTTTGGGTTCTTTCTCAGCTTGTAGTAATGTAACAGGAATTTATGTAGATACAAAAGCTATTGCTACACTGATCCATGAATATGGAGGCCATGTTTGCTTTGATTTTGCTGCAAG TGGCCCTTATGTGCAAATAGATATGCAATCAGGGGAAATTGATGGCTATGATGCGATTTTTCTAAGTACTCACAAGTTTCTTGGAGGGCCTGGATCACCTGGAATCCTTCTGATGAACAAAAGTCTCTATAAGTTGAAGTCATCTCCTCCATCAACTTGTGGGGGTGGTACTGTGAACTATGTCAATGGCTTCAGTGAAAAG GACACACTGTATAATGAAGACATAGAAGAGAGGGAAAACGGTGGAACACCACAGATTATAGGAATAATAAGAGCAGCTATGGCTTTTGAGGTAAAGGAATATATCAGCAACCATGAGATAGAGAAGCAAGAGCACCAGTACGTAGAGAGGGCTTTGAAGAGACTTCTCCCAAATAGAAGCATCTGCATTTTAGGGAGCACGTCTTCTAAGCGTCAAGCCATATTATCTTTTATCGTTTACTCTTCGACTAATTCGTCGCCCAACTGTATCACTGATAGATTATGTAAACCTAACAGCAGAGAAAAGGCTGAAAAGATTTACATGTGGAAAGAGACAGGGTATATGAGAGCAAAACCTCTTCATGGCTCTTTTGTTGCAGCACTCCTGAGCGATCTGTTCGGCATTCAGGCTCGAGGAGGATGCAGTTGTGCCGGTCCCTATGGTCACAAGCTGCTCAACATTGATGAAAAATGCTCGCATGCCTACAGATCTGCCATTGCTAAGgtatctttcaattttgcaTTCCATGAAACAGTGAACTTTGTCCAAACTAAATCTCTAACAACCTAA